From a single Cyclobacterium marinum DSM 745 genomic region:
- a CDS encoding PepSY-associated TM helix domain-containing protein, with the protein MKLKNIVGKIHLWLGLSSGLVVFIVAVTGCIYAFQEEIQDMTQPYRFVQPQKTPVLPPTTIWEKADQAFPGKHLHAVLYPSPDRAAQAIYYSYEENYYYFVYVNPYSGEVLKIKDVYADFFRIVLDGHFYLWLPPEIGQPLVASFTLVFLVMVISGLILWWPKKKKNLRNSLKIKWKARWRRKNYDLHQVLGFYVMAFACIFAITGLVWGFVWFRDAVFFVSSGGEDYVEYYTPLSDSTAIYQENVPPLDAVWMKMRQMYPNAEWIEVHPPEFDHAAIAANANPDASTYWKMDYRYFDQNTLQELPVDHIYNRFDEASLGDKVMRMNYDLHVGAIAGLPGKILVFFLSAIIASLPITGFMIWWGRKNKNKKMERSGDMNQTPAGKLISNV; encoded by the coding sequence ATGAAGCTTAAAAATATTGTAGGAAAAATACACCTCTGGCTCGGACTTAGTTCCGGGCTTGTGGTGTTTATAGTGGCTGTCACAGGTTGTATCTACGCATTTCAGGAAGAAATACAAGACATGACGCAACCCTACCGGTTTGTGCAGCCGCAAAAAACTCCGGTCCTCCCCCCCACCACAATCTGGGAAAAAGCAGATCAGGCCTTTCCGGGAAAACACCTACATGCGGTGCTATATCCTAGCCCTGACCGGGCAGCTCAGGCCATATACTATAGTTATGAAGAAAATTATTACTATTTCGTATATGTTAATCCTTATTCAGGCGAAGTCTTGAAAATAAAAGATGTTTATGCCGATTTTTTTAGAATTGTATTGGATGGCCATTTTTACCTTTGGTTGCCACCTGAAATTGGTCAACCACTTGTAGCCTCTTTTACCTTGGTGTTTCTAGTTATGGTTATTTCGGGGCTAATCTTATGGTGGCCAAAGAAAAAGAAAAATTTAAGAAATAGCCTTAAAATAAAATGGAAAGCTAGATGGAGGAGGAAAAACTATGATTTGCATCAAGTATTGGGATTTTACGTGATGGCTTTTGCTTGTATATTTGCCATTACCGGTCTGGTCTGGGGCTTTGTTTGGTTCCGTGACGCGGTATTCTTTGTAAGTTCAGGTGGCGAAGATTATGTAGAGTACTATACCCCACTTTCAGATTCTACGGCCATATATCAGGAAAATGTGCCCCCATTGGATGCTGTGTGGATGAAAATGCGACAAATGTACCCCAATGCAGAATGGATAGAAGTCCATCCTCCTGAGTTTGATCATGCTGCCATAGCTGCCAATGCAAATCCCGATGCTTCCACCTATTGGAAAATGGATTACCGTTATTTTGACCAAAATACGCTCCAAGAATTACCTGTAGATCATATCTACAACAGGTTTGATGAGGCTTCACTTGGTGATAAGGTAATGCGTATGAATTATGACCTTCATGTAGGGGCAATTGCCGGTCTTCCCGGCAAAATTTTAGTCTTTTTCTTAAGTGCAATTATTGCTTCATTACCTATTACCGGTTTCATGATTTGGTGGGGTAGGAAAAATAAAAATAAGAAGATGGAAAGAAGTGGTGATATGAACCAAACTCCAGCAGGCAAATTAATCTCCAATGTTTGA
- a CDS encoding TonB-dependent receptor: MKHNIILTIGLLLFMSNIAFGQKASIYGVVTTSDGQALEYVNVGIVGLAKGTITERNGGFEISNINPGKYTVFASFIGAERQEQTIQLSAGERLALKFSLQESASDLAEVIVTDIGTNRLYADSVFTVAKLPLTDLENPQVYNSISSRLLKEQVVTNMNDALKNATGVSRLWQSTGRGGDGAEYYSMRGFSVQPTMVNGMPSLNNGGLDPANIERVDVIKGPSGTLFGSSVISYGGLINITTKRPMDSFKGELGWVTGSYGLNRLTADINSPLNELSAVRVNMAYQNSNTFQDAGSNESFFIAPSFKFKASEKLSFLINTEFLKTNSVNAPMLFLNRSNPITFSEIDLFENNYERSFTGNELGMNNTSYGLQAQALYTITNDWTSQTVVSRSSTKTDGYYHYLFDNSDGDSFTRYISDRNGQTLTTDIQQNFIGNIDIGSIQNNLVIGLDYYHSSLINGSTGWVGNGVVTLSDGDDTGVLTQAGVDDLLKNSFEGNSTGNTRIMSAYISDVAELHPTLSVMASIRVDNFKSETGNWSAEGAESQTALSPKFGIVYKPLQDKVSVFANYMNGFVNVAPRSVADADGSNQRLKTFSPENANQVEFGVKTKLYQDKVAATASYYHIDVKNRLMTDPNNVNNSIQGGQVKSQGVELSVIASPVEGLDLVAGYSKNHAEVTQDYEESGYLGLRPEEAGPDQLINFWASYSFQSGDLKGFGLGFGGNAASEYLTINRANIGSFALPAYQVFNASINYSGSQYFVALKVNNLTDQKYYTGWSTVTPQNPRNVSLSLNYRF, translated from the coding sequence ATGAAACACAATATTATACTAACGATAGGATTATTACTATTTATGTCCAATATAGCCTTTGGTCAAAAGGCAAGCATTTATGGAGTAGTGACCACTTCAGACGGTCAAGCGCTTGAATATGTTAACGTTGGAATTGTAGGTTTGGCTAAAGGAACCATCACAGAAAGGAATGGAGGGTTTGAGATCAGTAATATCAATCCTGGTAAATACACCGTATTTGCATCATTTATTGGAGCAGAGAGACAAGAGCAAACCATCCAGCTCTCGGCGGGGGAAAGATTGGCCTTGAAATTTAGCCTCCAAGAGTCGGCATCTGATCTGGCAGAAGTTATTGTTACGGATATTGGTACCAATCGTTTGTATGCTGACAGTGTATTTACTGTTGCAAAATTACCATTGACAGACTTGGAAAACCCACAGGTTTACAATTCCATTTCTTCACGTTTGTTGAAAGAACAAGTGGTTACCAATATGAATGACGCCCTTAAAAATGCTACCGGAGTGTCAAGACTTTGGCAATCTACAGGTCGTGGTGGGGATGGGGCTGAATATTATTCCATGCGAGGATTTTCTGTGCAACCTACCATGGTCAACGGCATGCCAAGCCTCAACAATGGAGGCCTTGACCCGGCCAATATTGAACGAGTAGACGTTATCAAAGGGCCTTCGGGTACCTTGTTTGGCAGCTCTGTAATTTCTTATGGTGGACTAATTAATATTACAACCAAGCGTCCCATGGATAGTTTTAAGGGAGAATTAGGATGGGTGACCGGTAGTTATGGCTTAAATAGACTTACAGCTGATATCAATTCTCCACTCAATGAGCTGTCTGCTGTGCGCGTTAATATGGCTTATCAAAATAGCAACACTTTTCAGGATGCCGGTAGCAATGAATCTTTTTTTATTGCTCCTTCTTTTAAGTTTAAAGCTTCTGAAAAACTTTCTTTTTTAATCAACACTGAATTTTTAAAGACCAATTCAGTAAATGCACCAATGTTGTTTTTAAACAGGTCCAACCCAATAACCTTTTCCGAAATTGATCTTTTTGAAAATAACTATGAGAGATCCTTTACAGGTAATGAGTTAGGAATGAACAATACATCCTATGGCTTGCAGGCCCAGGCGCTTTATACCATAACCAATGACTGGACCTCTCAAACTGTCGTTTCTCGAAGTTCAACAAAGACGGACGGATATTACCATTATTTATTTGACAATAGTGATGGAGATAGTTTTACTCGTTATATATCAGACCGTAATGGTCAAACCTTGACTACTGACATTCAACAAAATTTTATTGGTAATATTGATATAGGATCCATTCAAAATAACCTGGTTATAGGTTTAGATTATTATCATTCTTCATTGATTAATGGAAGTACCGGTTGGGTTGGAAATGGTGTTGTTACACTTTCTGATGGGGATGATACCGGGGTATTGACCCAAGCAGGTGTGGATGATTTGTTGAAAAATTCCTTTGAAGGAAATAGCACAGGAAATACCCGTATCATGAGTGCCTACATTTCAGACGTAGCTGAGCTTCATCCCACTCTTTCAGTAATGGCGAGTATTCGCGTGGATAATTTCAAAAGTGAAACGGGGAACTGGTCAGCGGAAGGGGCCGAATCCCAAACTGCTCTTTCTCCTAAATTTGGAATCGTTTACAAACCTCTACAAGACAAAGTCTCTGTCTTTGCTAACTATATGAATGGCTTTGTCAATGTAGCACCAAGGTCAGTGGCAGATGCAGATGGTAGCAATCAAAGGCTAAAAACCTTTTCTCCTGAAAATGCTAACCAGGTTGAATTTGGTGTAAAAACCAAGCTTTATCAAGATAAGGTGGCTGCAACAGCCAGTTATTACCATATCGATGTGAAAAACCGATTGATGACTGATCCTAATAATGTCAATAACTCTATTCAAGGTGGCCAAGTAAAGAGTCAAGGTGTTGAATTAAGTGTAATTGCAAGTCCTGTGGAAGGTCTTGATCTTGTTGCAGGTTATAGCAAAAACCATGCAGAGGTAACGCAAGATTATGAGGAAAGTGGTTATTTAGGGCTAAGGCCGGAAGAAGCAGGACCGGATCAACTGATTAACTTTTGGGCAAGTTATTCTTTTCAGTCCGGCGATTTAAAAGGCTTTGGTCTTGGCTTTGGAGGAAATGCTGCCAGTGAATACTTGACCATTAACAGGGCAAATATTGGTTCATTTGCTTTGCCGGCTTATCAAGTTTTTAATGCATCTATAAACTATTCCGGCTCCCAATATTTCGTAGCCTTAAAAGTAAATAACCTTACTGATCAAAAATATTATACAGGATGGTCTACGGTCACTCCTCAAAACCCAAGAAATGTTTCCTTGAGTTTAAACTATAGGTTTTAA
- a CDS encoding mechanosensitive ion channel family protein, with protein sequence MEFDTNSMDGIIQSVTPLVLLALKNILIAVVVYFIGKWVIGLAMKALTKIFDKSDLDKSLSSFLTSFVRGLLYVLLILAVLATLGVEVTAFVAILGAAGLAVGLALQGSLANFAGGVLILVFKPFKIGDTVEAQGTLGSVEKIDILYTTIRQFDNKVVTVPNGNLANNNITNFSEKPTRRVEMAVGVAYGTDLKLTRKIILDTLKKDERIHADPAPAVYFTNFGDNSLDLSVRCWSDAGDLWPVFWDNMENIKESLEENNIEVPFPQRDVHHFFPEGNIELKNVEKK encoded by the coding sequence ATGGAATTTGATACCAATTCTATGGATGGGATCATCCAAAGCGTGACACCTCTCGTTTTACTTGCATTGAAGAATATTTTAATTGCCGTAGTAGTTTACTTTATTGGTAAATGGGTAATTGGTTTGGCCATGAAGGCATTGACCAAAATTTTTGATAAATCGGATTTAGATAAATCTCTATCAAGCTTCTTAACCAGCTTTGTACGTGGCTTATTATATGTGTTGCTGATTTTAGCAGTCCTCGCAACCTTGGGAGTAGAGGTCACTGCATTTGTGGCAATTCTTGGTGCGGCAGGTTTGGCTGTTGGTTTAGCACTTCAGGGTTCCCTGGCTAATTTTGCCGGTGGGGTTTTAATTTTAGTGTTCAAACCCTTTAAAATAGGCGATACTGTAGAGGCACAAGGAACACTTGGCTCAGTAGAAAAAATTGATATTCTCTATACCACTATCAGGCAATTTGATAATAAGGTAGTTACAGTTCCTAATGGGAATTTAGCGAATAATAACATAACTAATTTCTCTGAAAAGCCTACACGAAGAGTGGAGATGGCTGTTGGAGTTGCTTATGGGACAGATTTAAAGCTAACGAGAAAAATTATCCTTGATACCTTAAAGAAGGATGAAAGAATTCATGCTGATCCTGCTCCTGCGGTGTACTTTACTAATTTTGGAGACAATTCCTTGGACTTATCCGTGAGATGCTGGTCAGATGCCGGTGACCTATGGCCGGTTTTTTGGGACAATATGGAAAACATTAAAGAGTCCTTAGAAGAAAATAATATTGAAGTACCGTTTCCTCAACGAGATGTGCATCATTTCTTTCCCGAAGGAAATATTGAATTAAAAAATGTAGAAAAAAAATAA
- a CDS encoding methyltransferase domain-containing protein, whose translation MNKFLQRSEEKELMDDLDCGGWMVAQTLKELRTINKLLGGNKVTTSGLKELMNSSKNDSFTLADLGCGGGDMAIHIKKWAIKNRIKLEILGVDANPNIIEFARERAKEENLAIDFVEANVFDPEFLKNPVDIQTCTLFTHHFTSEELVEILKNLKRQSKLGFVINDLHRHFIAYYSIKWLTQIFSKSRMVKNDAPVSVLRSFTKEDWEDILKASGIVHYKISWHWAFRWQVICWI comes from the coding sequence ATGAATAAATTCTTGCAAAGAAGTGAAGAGAAAGAATTGATGGATGACCTTGACTGCGGTGGTTGGATGGTAGCCCAAACCCTGAAGGAACTAAGGACAATTAATAAACTTCTTGGGGGCAATAAGGTAACGACTTCAGGGCTTAAAGAATTAATGAATTCATCCAAAAATGATTCATTTACACTTGCCGACCTGGGTTGTGGGGGTGGGGACATGGCCATCCACATTAAAAAATGGGCTATTAAAAATAGAATTAAGTTAGAAATTCTTGGAGTTGATGCCAATCCTAATATTATTGAATTTGCTAGAGAAAGGGCAAAGGAAGAAAACCTGGCCATAGATTTTGTAGAAGCAAACGTTTTTGATCCGGAATTTTTAAAGAATCCGGTAGACATTCAAACCTGTACTTTATTTACCCACCACTTTACTTCTGAAGAGTTGGTGGAAATCCTTAAAAACTTAAAAAGGCAAAGCAAGTTGGGGTTTGTGATCAATGATTTACACCGACATTTTATCGCTTATTATTCCATTAAATGGCTTACTCAGATTTTTTCAAAGTCAAGGATGGTAAAAAACGATGCCCCAGTTTCGGTGCTTCGGTCTTTCACAAAAGAGGATTGGGAGGATATTTTAAAAGCCTCCGGGATAGTTCATTATAAAATTTCATGGCACTGGGCCTTTAGATGGCAGGTTATTTGCTGGATTTGA
- a CDS encoding type III polyketide synthase, which produces MKSQIKSIGLASPGKPIPQELICSFMQKAHDLDAQESRKLAYVYRKSGITQRYSVLEDFKFSNVEDFRFFPKNKRLEPFPTTDCRMEVFRQVAPQLASEAIEKCLEKSKLEPNQITHLILISCTGMYAPGVEMDIIERMGFASNVERYAIHFMGCYAAFNGIKMADRICKSEPSAKVLVLSVELCTLHFQKEYNEDNILANALFGDGAAAVLIAQGEQGLQIEDYESNIIPDGADDMAWAIGNFGFQMKLSKYIPGLLEKGIKQFSEGMEKKFGLSGIKHFAIHPGGKQILNKVEAAFGIEERRNKHAHQVLKDFGNMSSVTILFVLEAILRDATIHGKILAMGFGPGLTLESLLISKS; this is translated from the coding sequence ATGAAGAGCCAAATTAAGAGCATTGGGCTTGCAAGCCCCGGCAAACCCATCCCACAAGAGTTGATTTGTAGTTTTATGCAAAAAGCACATGACCTGGATGCGCAAGAAAGCAGAAAATTGGCATATGTATACCGAAAATCAGGTATAACTCAGCGCTACAGTGTCTTAGAGGACTTTAAGTTTAGCAATGTGGAGGATTTTCGTTTTTTTCCCAAAAATAAACGATTGGAGCCTTTTCCCACTACGGATTGTCGAATGGAGGTATTTAGGCAGGTAGCCCCTCAATTAGCAAGCGAAGCCATTGAAAAATGCTTGGAGAAAAGCAAGCTTGAACCAAATCAAATCACACATTTAATCTTGATCTCTTGTACGGGAATGTATGCTCCCGGTGTAGAAATGGATATTATTGAAAGGATGGGTTTTGCTAGTAATGTAGAACGATATGCCATTCATTTTATGGGCTGTTATGCGGCTTTCAATGGGATAAAAATGGCAGACAGAATCTGTAAAAGTGAACCTTCGGCCAAGGTGTTGGTCTTGAGTGTAGAGTTGTGTACCCTCCATTTTCAGAAAGAATACAATGAGGACAATATACTGGCCAATGCACTTTTTGGAGATGGGGCTGCAGCCGTATTAATAGCGCAAGGTGAACAAGGCTTACAAATTGAAGATTACGAATCCAATATTATTCCTGATGGTGCGGATGATATGGCATGGGCCATCGGCAACTTTGGGTTTCAAATGAAGCTGAGTAAATACATTCCCGGACTATTAGAAAAAGGGATCAAGCAGTTTTCGGAAGGAATGGAAAAAAAATTTGGTTTGTCAGGCATCAAGCATTTTGCCATCCACCCGGGAGGAAAGCAAATATTGAATAAAGTCGAGGCTGCCTTCGGTATAGAAGAGCGTCGAAACAAACACGCCCACCAAGTTTTAAAGGACTTTGGGAATATGTCCTCTGTAACGATATTGTTTGTCTTGGAAGCGATTTTACGGGATGCCACTATTCATGGCAAGATATTGGCAATGGGATTTGGACCCGGCTTGACCTTGGAAAGCTTATTAATAAGTAAATCATGA
- a CDS encoding UbiA family prenyltransferase, producing the protein MFKKSSWEHLRIPFSYYLMPVFWFGLSYTTQASVYNILAVGIILHLFLYPSSNGYNSYYDKDEKSIGGLKNPKKVTKGLYYLSLVFFGLSLIGALFINVAFFLMVLLYGLVSMAYSHPSVRLKKYPYLSWLTAGIFQGAFTFLMCVIGFQATGIDLLLQTELLFPALFTTLLLLGSYPLTQVYQHEEDLKRGDITLSLRLGKIGTFYFASLWFLVAGAAFIWYFINIDKAWAIPWFLGATFPLVVYFLYWFSLVQKDQNLYTNHTMAMGMNQVSSTCLNFFFIYYFFAQ; encoded by the coding sequence ATGTTTAAAAAGTCAAGTTGGGAACACCTTCGAATTCCATTTTCATATTACCTCATGCCGGTTTTTTGGTTTGGTCTTTCTTATACAACGCAAGCATCCGTTTATAATATCCTTGCCGTAGGGATTATTCTGCATTTATTCCTTTACCCCTCAAGCAATGGCTACAATAGTTATTATGACAAAGATGAAAAAAGTATCGGCGGACTAAAAAACCCTAAAAAGGTAACTAAAGGTCTATATTACCTTTCCCTTGTTTTCTTTGGTTTATCATTGATAGGTGCGCTATTTATCAACGTAGCCTTTTTCCTGATGGTCCTTCTCTATGGATTGGTTTCTATGGCCTACAGCCACCCTTCTGTAAGGTTAAAAAAATATCCTTATTTAAGTTGGCTTACTGCAGGTATTTTTCAAGGTGCTTTTACTTTTTTAATGTGTGTTATTGGCTTTCAAGCCACCGGAATAGATTTACTCTTGCAAACTGAGTTATTATTTCCTGCGCTATTTACTACTTTATTATTATTGGGCTCCTATCCTCTTACTCAAGTATACCAACATGAGGAAGACCTCAAGAGGGGAGACATCACCTTAAGTTTGAGGTTAGGAAAAATTGGAACGTTTTATTTTGCCTCTTTATGGTTTTTGGTAGCAGGTGCTGCTTTTATTTGGTATTTTATCAACATTGATAAAGCTTGGGCGATTCCTTGGTTTCTTGGTGCTACCTTTCCATTGGTGGTGTATTTCTTATATTGGTTTAGTCTAGTTCAGAAAGACCAAAATCTATATACCAATCATACAATGGCAATGGGGATGAATCAGGTCTCATCCACCTGCTTAAACTTTTTCTTTATTTATTATTTTTTTGCCCAATAA
- a CDS encoding ThuA domain-containing protein — MSKNSVMKGFCALIFAMFLLGACTSRPGEPKVLVFSKTNGFYHESIPDGNQAIINLGKQNGIEVDTTTNAKMFTEDILKEYSTVIFLNTTGDVLNNAQQAEFERYIQAGGGFVGIHSAADTEYSWDWYGKMVGGYFTDHPGINDPHPNVQEGSLKIIDKSNSATSFLPETWSRTDEWYSYKNFNPDVNVLISLDEDSYQGGADMGEHPIAWYHEYDGGRAFYTGGGHTRAAYKEELFLKHLLEGIKYAIGENEKLNYANATSKSVPDADRFEKVNLVMGEFKEPTEMAILPNLDILVSQRRGEVLLYKNGSNEVNKVAHLDVYWKTDVPKVNAEEGLMGIQVDPDFENNHWIYVFYSPTDESVNRLSRFKFENDTWDMESEQVILQFYSQRGICCHTGGSIAFDGNGLLYVSAGDNSTPFNQPDQKYTLQGYGPLDDRPGFEQYDAARSSGNSNDLRGKILRIKVNEDGSYSIPEGNLYPEGTEKTRPEIYVQGNRNPYRISVDKKTGFLYWGEVGPDAREDKFGERGSRGYDEVNQAKEAGYFGWPFFVGNNYPYNAFNFDTGEVGKEFDPKNPVNNSRNNTGIKNLPPAQPAFIYYPYVESEAFPEVGTGGRNAMAGPVYYSDLFPNGGGLPEYYDGKLFIYDWIRGWIKVVTMDENGDYLKMEPFMEEVRHNALIDMELGPNGKLYLLEYGKGWFSANADAALSVIEYNPGNRSPVIASISADKTSGSLPLALTVKVAASDPENDALSYIWDLGNGETKETSVPEISYTYDKQGDYDISVTVKDSENKTAKSNVVNVYAGNIAPSINVTFEGNGSFYFPNQKVNYEVTVTDPDDPSVGEDLSSLYLSADYIEGFDKAEAALGHQVMSEAMAGKSLMESLTCKSCHQIDGKSVGPGYTDVAKKYADSPEAVDKLINKIIKGGSGVWGETMMPANPTLKEGDARKIVAFVLSLDGKDDQEPSLPAKGELDPLQGKKLANNGVMLLNASFTDKGGNNIKPLSTSKTVFLRNNNINLGELDATYAYNSMEINGQQIITSPLGKGYFMLQNIDLTGLEGINFMVSSQRPFDYGYQIEARSGGSDGEVIGQMVVRKSGEEGANTQKVVLKFNENVKEDFQDLYIVTEALNENETVNMAILSMEMVSK; from the coding sequence ATGTCCAAAAATAGTGTCATGAAGGGATTCTGTGCCCTTATATTTGCAATGTTCCTACTGGGAGCTTGTACCAGTAGACCCGGAGAACCAAAAGTACTCGTTTTTTCAAAAACCAATGGCTTTTACCACGAATCCATACCGGATGGAAATCAAGCAATTATTAATTTAGGAAAACAAAATGGCATAGAGGTAGACACTACTACCAATGCGAAGATGTTTACTGAAGACATTTTAAAGGAATACAGTACTGTAATTTTCCTAAATACCACTGGTGATGTTTTGAATAATGCTCAACAGGCGGAGTTTGAACGATACATTCAAGCTGGCGGTGGTTTTGTTGGCATCCATTCAGCTGCAGATACCGAATACAGTTGGGATTGGTATGGTAAGATGGTAGGCGGCTATTTTACAGATCATCCCGGCATCAACGATCCTCATCCCAATGTGCAGGAGGGATCGCTCAAAATCATTGATAAAAGCAACAGCGCCACTTCTTTTCTTCCTGAAACATGGTCAAGAACGGATGAGTGGTACAGCTACAAAAATTTCAATCCTGATGTGAACGTTTTGATCTCATTAGATGAAGACAGTTATCAAGGCGGAGCAGATATGGGCGAACACCCTATCGCATGGTACCATGAATACGATGGGGGTCGGGCATTTTATACTGGAGGAGGCCACACCAGAGCAGCTTATAAAGAGGAACTCTTTTTGAAACATCTTTTAGAGGGAATTAAGTATGCCATTGGGGAGAATGAAAAGTTAAATTATGCCAATGCTACAAGTAAATCTGTTCCTGATGCAGACCGTTTTGAAAAAGTAAACTTGGTAATGGGAGAGTTCAAAGAACCTACCGAAATGGCTATTTTACCAAATTTAGATATTCTGGTTTCCCAAAGAAGAGGAGAGGTTTTGCTTTACAAAAATGGTAGCAATGAAGTAAATAAAGTTGCCCACCTGGATGTATATTGGAAAACAGATGTACCTAAGGTCAATGCAGAGGAAGGATTAATGGGTATCCAAGTAGATCCTGATTTCGAAAATAATCATTGGATATATGTCTTTTATAGTCCAACGGATGAGTCTGTCAACAGACTTTCAAGGTTTAAATTTGAGAATGATACGTGGGACATGGAGTCTGAACAAGTAATCCTTCAGTTTTATTCTCAAAGAGGCATTTGCTGCCATACAGGAGGATCAATTGCTTTTGATGGTAATGGTTTGCTTTACGTTTCGGCAGGAGATAATTCCACGCCATTTAATCAACCTGATCAAAAATACACCTTACAAGGTTATGGTCCTTTGGATGATAGACCAGGTTTTGAGCAATATGATGCGGCAAGATCTTCAGGAAACTCCAATGATTTGAGAGGAAAAATCCTAAGAATAAAAGTAAATGAAGATGGTTCTTACAGCATTCCCGAAGGGAACCTTTATCCTGAAGGAACTGAAAAAACCAGACCTGAAATTTATGTGCAAGGAAATCGAAACCCTTACCGAATTTCCGTTGATAAGAAAACCGGCTTTTTGTATTGGGGTGAAGTAGGTCCTGATGCGCGAGAAGACAAGTTTGGAGAAAGAGGATCAAGAGGATATGATGAGGTTAACCAAGCAAAAGAGGCTGGTTATTTTGGCTGGCCTTTCTTTGTAGGAAACAATTATCCTTACAATGCCTTTAATTTTGATACAGGAGAAGTTGGTAAGGAATTTGACCCAAAAAATCCTGTCAATAACTCTAGGAACAATACCGGGATTAAAAATCTGCCTCCTGCTCAGCCGGCATTCATTTATTATCCATATGTAGAGTCAGAAGCATTTCCTGAAGTAGGAACAGGCGGAAGAAATGCCATGGCAGGTCCTGTATATTATTCTGACCTCTTTCCTAATGGAGGTGGTTTACCGGAATATTATGATGGCAAACTATTTATCTACGACTGGATTAGGGGTTGGATTAAGGTAGTAACCATGGATGAAAATGGGGATTACCTAAAAATGGAACCTTTTATGGAAGAAGTCAGACACAATGCCTTAATTGACATGGAATTAGGTCCAAATGGTAAACTTTACCTTCTAGAATACGGTAAAGGCTGGTTTAGTGCAAATGCAGATGCAGCCCTCTCAGTAATTGAATACAATCCGGGAAACAGGTCACCGGTTATCGCCTCAATTTCTGCAGACAAAACTTCAGGTAGTTTACCTTTAGCATTAACCGTAAAGGTTGCTGCGAGTGATCCTGAAAATGATGCCTTAAGCTATATTTGGGATTTAGGTAATGGCGAGACCAAAGAGACTTCAGTGCCGGAAATCTCTTACACCTATGATAAACAAGGTGATTATGATATTTCAGTAACGGTGAAAGACAGTGAAAACAAGACCGCAAAAAGCAATGTTGTCAATGTTTATGCAGGAAATATTGCCCCTAGCATTAATGTTACTTTTGAAGGAAATGGAAGCTTTTACTTTCCCAACCAAAAAGTAAATTATGAGGTCACAGTAACTGATCCTGACGATCCATCAGTAGGGGAAGACCTTTCATCACTTTACCTCTCTGCCGATTATATCGAAGGTTTTGATAAAGCAGAAGCAGCCTTAGGTCACCAAGTCATGTCTGAAGCCATGGCCGGTAAAAGTTTGATGGAGTCTTTGACATGTAAAAGTTGTCACCAGATTGACGGGAAATCCGTAGGCCCGGGATATACTGATGTGGCAAAAAAATATGCCGATTCACCGGAAGCGGTAGACAAATTGATCAATAAAATTATCAAAGGAGGTTCTGGTGTCTGGGGAGAAACGATGATGCCGGCCAATCCTACTTTGAAAGAAGGAGATGCAAGGAAAATTGTCGCTTTCGTTCTTTCTTTGGATGGAAAGGATGATCAGGAACCAAGCCTTCCTGCAAAAGGTGAACTGGATCCACTTCAGGGTAAAAAACTTGCCAATAATGGAGTAATGCTACTGAATGCAAGTTTTACCGATAAAGGTGGAAACAATATCAAACCGCTTAGTACATCAAAAACTGTTTTTCTTCGCAACAATAACATCAACTTAGGTGAGCTTGATGCCACATATGCTTATAATTCTATGGAAATAAATGGTCAACAGATCATCACCTCTCCATTAGGCAAAGGCTATTTTATGCTTCAAAATATTGACCTGACAGGGTTGGAAGGCATAAACTTTATGGTAAGTTCTCAACGACCTTTTGATTATGGATACCAGATTGAAGCCAGGTCCGGAGGATCAGATGGAGAAGTCATCGGACAAATGGTGGTTAGAAAAAGTGGAGAAGAAGGTGCCAATACCCAAAAAGTAGTTTTAAAATTCAATGAAAATGTAAAAGAAGATTTTCAAGATCTATACATTGTTACAGAAGCGTTGAATGAAAACGAAACAGTAAATATGGCTATTCTATCAATGGAAATGGTCAGCAAATAA